From the Rhodoferax sp. WC2427 genome, one window contains:
- a CDS encoding DUF4118 domain-containing protein: MPHDDSRPDPDVLLQRLQAQDSARAKGRLRIYFGANAGVGKTYAMLSAAQQAHQAGREVLVGVVETHGRQETAALLEGLEQLPLRQLPYRGQTLPEFDLDAALARQPAILLVDELAHTNVEGSRHPKRWQDVQELLAAGIDVWSALNVQHLESLNGTVGAITGIRVLETVPDTVLDSADEIILVDVTPDELTARLQAGKVYLPQQAARAAQNFFRKGNLIALREIALRRTAEHVEDDVRSYRVEQSGQSGSASTLPPVWNTSGAILACIGPHEGAEQTVRTAARLAGQLNVRWHAAYVETPLLQRLEAPERDRILTVLQLAETLGADTAVLTGSDVADALVQQAQTLNCATLVLGRPRPVPRWQLWRRWAPTLTRQLATLAPTLDVLEVGASPRTRRLARAWLPTDTDGDLRRRTWQPWAAALGGAVLVTLLATPLANRLDLANIAMLFLVAVVLVAVRYGRAAAALAAVLNVAAFDFFFVPPRFSFAVSDVQYLVTFVVMLAMGLLTGQLTAGLRFSARIAASRERRAQALFDLTRELSAALLTRQVVEIGQTAVQRLFTQVEGVAFDPVKGGKVMVLVAEHTDAGTGHLRLPAMLPHDFDAGIAEWVLRTGHSAGLATTTLPAHPWHCVPLQAPMRVRGVLALKPSQARWLLIPEQQQLLQTLARQIAIALERVHYVEVAQEAVVHMESERLRNTLLAAISHDVRTPLTALMGLAESLHTAQPPLAPAQADAAQAMVAQARELSALVTNLLDMARLQNGGVALRSDWQSVEELVGSAIRAAAPALRGEHVDTDVPTDLPLVEFDAVLMERVLVNLLENAAKYGAAPIVLTARATPTSLVLAVRDHGPGLPPKLRGREAELFDKFTRGSAESTTPGVGLGLAICKAIVDAHRGQIVATNAPGGGAEFTLTLPRRPAPDLQELS, from the coding sequence ATGCCCCACGACGACTCCCGCCCCGACCCCGATGTGCTGCTGCAACGCCTGCAAGCGCAGGACAGCGCACGCGCCAAGGGTCGGCTGCGCATCTACTTCGGGGCCAACGCAGGCGTGGGCAAAACCTACGCCATGCTCAGTGCCGCCCAGCAGGCGCACCAGGCCGGGCGCGAGGTGCTGGTGGGCGTGGTGGAAACCCATGGCCGCCAGGAAACGGCCGCCCTGCTGGAAGGCCTGGAGCAGTTGCCGCTGCGCCAGCTCCCGTACCGCGGTCAGACGCTGCCAGAATTCGACCTGGACGCAGCCCTGGCCCGCCAACCCGCCATCCTGCTGGTCGATGAGCTGGCCCACACCAATGTGGAGGGCTCGCGCCACCCCAAGCGCTGGCAGGATGTGCAGGAGCTGCTGGCCGCGGGCATCGACGTCTGGTCGGCCCTGAACGTGCAGCACCTGGAGAGCCTGAATGGCACCGTGGGGGCCATCACCGGCATCCGCGTGCTGGAGACCGTGCCCGACACCGTGCTCGACAGTGCCGACGAGATCATCCTGGTGGATGTCACCCCCGACGAGCTCACCGCCCGGCTGCAGGCGGGCAAGGTCTACCTGCCCCAGCAGGCCGCCCGCGCCGCGCAGAACTTCTTCCGCAAGGGCAACCTGATTGCACTGCGCGAAATCGCCCTGCGCCGCACGGCAGAGCACGTGGAAGACGATGTGCGCAGCTACCGGGTGGAACAGTCCGGGCAATCGGGCAGTGCATCCACGCTGCCCCCGGTATGGAACACCTCGGGGGCCATCCTGGCCTGCATCGGCCCGCACGAGGGCGCGGAGCAGACGGTGCGCACCGCCGCGCGGCTGGCCGGGCAGCTCAATGTGCGCTGGCATGCCGCCTATGTGGAAACCCCGCTGCTGCAGCGCCTGGAGGCCCCGGAGCGCGACCGCATCCTTACCGTGCTGCAACTGGCCGAAACCCTGGGGGCCGACACCGCGGTGCTGACCGGCAGCGATGTGGCCGACGCGCTGGTGCAGCAGGCCCAAACCCTGAACTGCGCCACCCTGGTCCTGGGCCGCCCCCGCCCGGTACCGCGCTGGCAGCTGTGGCGGCGCTGGGCCCCCACGCTGACGCGCCAGCTCGCCACCCTGGCCCCCACGCTGGACGTGCTGGAGGTGGGGGCCAGCCCCCGTACCCGCCGCCTGGCCCGTGCCTGGCTGCCCACCGACACCGACGGCGACCTCCGCCGCCGCACCTGGCAGCCCTGGGCCGCCGCCCTGGGCGGGGCCGTGCTGGTCACCCTGCTGGCCACGCCGCTGGCGAACCGGCTGGACCTGGCCAATATCGCCATGCTGTTTCTGGTGGCTGTGGTGCTGGTGGCCGTGCGCTACGGGCGCGCCGCGGCGGCGCTGGCCGCGGTGCTGAACGTGGCCGCGTTCGACTTCTTTTTTGTACCACCGCGCTTTTCGTTCGCGGTCAGCGATGTGCAGTACCTGGTGACCTTTGTGGTGATGCTGGCCATGGGCCTGCTGACCGGCCAGCTCACTGCGGGGCTGCGCTTTTCGGCCCGCATCGCCGCCAGCCGCGAGCGCCGGGCGCAGGCCCTGTTCGACCTGACGCGGGAGCTGTCTGCCGCGCTGCTGACCCGCCAGGTGGTGGAGATCGGCCAGACCGCCGTGCAGCGCCTGTTCACCCAGGTGGAGGGCGTGGCGTTTGACCCGGTCAAAGGCGGCAAGGTGATGGTGCTGGTGGCCGAGCACACCGATGCAGGCACCGGCCACCTGCGTTTACCTGCCATGCTGCCGCACGACTTCGACGCAGGCATCGCCGAATGGGTGCTGCGCACCGGCCACAGCGCCGGGTTGGCCACCACCACCTTGCCCGCCCACCCCTGGCATTGCGTGCCGCTGCAAGCCCCCATGCGGGTGCGCGGCGTGCTGGCCCTCAAACCAAGCCAGGCGCGCTGGCTGCTGATTCCCGAGCAGCAGCAACTGCTGCAAACCCTGGCCCGGCAGATCGCCATTGCGCTGGAGCGCGTGCACTACGTGGAGGTGGCGCAAGAGGCGGTGGTGCACATGGAGTCCGAGCGCCTGCGCAACACCTTGCTGGCCGCCATTTCGCACGACGTGCGCACCCCCCTCACTGCCTTGATGGGCCTGGCCGAATCGCTGCACACCGCGCAGCCGCCGCTGGCCCCCGCCCAGGCCGATGCGGCGCAGGCCATGGTGGCGCAGGCGCGCGAACTCTCGGCCCTGGTCACCAACCTGCTGGACATGGCGCGGCTGCAAAACGGCGGCGTGGCCCTGCGCAGCGACTGGCAGTCGGTGGAAGAACTGGTGGGCTCCGCCATCCGCGCCGCCGCCCCGGCCCTGCGCGGTGAGCACGTGGACACCGATGTGCCGACCGACCTGCCGCTGGTGGAATTTGATGCGGTACTGATGGAGCGCGTGCTGGTGAACCTGCTGGAAAATGCCGCCAAGTACGGCGCCGCCCCCATCGTATTGACCGCCCGCGCCACCCCCACCAGCCTGGTACTGGCGGTGCGCGACCACGGCCCCGGCCTGCCGCCCAAGCTGCGGGGCCGCGAGGCCGAGCTGTTCGACAAGTTCACCCGCGGCAGCGCCGAGTCCACCACCCCCGGCGTGGGCCTGGGCCTGGCCATCTGCAAAGCCATCGTCGATGCGCACCGGGGGCAGATCGTGGCTACCAATGCGCCGGGCGGTGGCGCAGAATTCACCCTCACTCTGCCGCGCCGACCCGCACCGGACTTGCAGGAACTGTCTTGA
- a CDS encoding ACP S-malonyltransferase: protein MSFALVFSGQGMQHPAMLPWLAADSALVRLTCAQLGVGDWRIGLEDPDWAASNRHAQWLLTGLGLAAWQQLAADLPPPAAIAGYSVGELAAFSAAGVFDATMALDLARDRAEAMDRCAAETPGGLLAVSGLTMPVLDLLCHQTGVAVALRNGVDSAVIGGPHAALARAESQALQQNAHCTRLKVHVASHTPWMQPAADSFAQTLAALPLQRPRSVLFSNAADRILDAAQAKAALAAQIAQTVRWDECMDNLAARGVGCVLEVGPGQALARIWNQRYPDIPARACDDFRSADAVVAWVLRHA, encoded by the coding sequence ATGAGCTTCGCGTTGGTCTTCAGCGGCCAAGGCATGCAGCACCCCGCCATGCTGCCCTGGCTGGCCGCCGACAGTGCCCTGGTGCGGCTGACCTGCGCACAGCTGGGCGTAGGCGATTGGCGCATAGGTCTCGAAGACCCCGACTGGGCCGCCAGCAACCGCCATGCGCAATGGCTGCTGACTGGGCTGGGGCTGGCGGCCTGGCAGCAACTCGCCGCAGATCTGCCGCCGCCTGCTGCCATCGCCGGTTACAGCGTGGGCGAGCTGGCGGCTTTCAGCGCCGCCGGGGTGTTCGATGCCACCATGGCGCTGGACCTGGCCCGCGACCGGGCCGAGGCCATGGACCGCTGTGCCGCTGAAACGCCGGGCGGCTTGTTGGCCGTCAGCGGCCTCACCATGCCGGTGCTCGACCTGCTCTGCCACCAGACCGGCGTGGCCGTGGCCCTCCGCAACGGGGTGGACAGCGCCGTCATCGGCGGCCCACATGCCGCGCTGGCACGGGCCGAAAGCCAGGCCTTGCAACAGAACGCGCACTGCACCCGCCTCAAGGTCCACGTCGCCTCGCACACACCCTGGATGCAGCCCGCGGCGGACAGCTTTGCCCAGACCCTGGCAGCCTTGCCATTGCAGCGGCCGCGCAGCGTACTCTTCAGCAACGCGGCCGACCGCATTCTGGATGCCGCGCAGGCCAAAGCCGCGCTGGCCGCGCAAATCGCCCAGACTGTGCGCTGGGACGAGTGCATGGACAACCTGGCCGCGCGCGGCGTGGGCTGCGTGCTGGAGGTTGGCCCGGGGCAGGCCTTGGCCCGCATCTGGAACCAGCGTTACCCCGATATTCCGGCCCGCGCCTGCGACGATTTTCGCAGCGCGGATGCTGTGGTGGCGTGGGTTCTTAGGCATGCCTGA
- the kdpF gene encoding K(+)-transporting ATPase subunit F — MIALDMLYGLGGLCAVLLLAYLVYALICAEEF, encoded by the coding sequence ATGATCGCGCTCGACATGCTCTATGGCCTGGGGGGCTTGTGCGCCGTGCTGTTGCTGGCGTACCTGGTCTATGCGCTGATCTGCGCGGAGGAATTTTGA
- a CDS encoding pseudouridine synthase, protein MADLNMCSRREADEWIARGWVKVNGAIAEMGVKVTPSDRIQIDKAASGHQANQVTILINKPMGYVSAQAEDGHEPAVSLFTAQNRWAEDNARFFFHPKQLVGLAPAGRLDIDSIGLLVMTQDGRVARQLIGEDSVMEKEYLVRVAYHGLGQPAPTGQLVRMDDDDPITSNVQAVFPPAMLAKLRHGLSLDGQALKPAKVTWQNPEQLRFVLTEGKKRQIRRMCELVGLKVVGLKRVRIGNVMLGNLPLGQWRYLAPHEGF, encoded by the coding sequence ATGGCCGACCTGAACATGTGCTCGCGCCGCGAAGCCGATGAATGGATCGCCCGGGGCTGGGTCAAGGTCAACGGAGCCATCGCCGAGATGGGTGTCAAGGTCACGCCCAGCGACCGCATCCAGATCGACAAGGCTGCCAGCGGGCACCAGGCCAACCAGGTCACCATCCTGATCAACAAGCCCATGGGCTACGTCAGCGCCCAGGCCGAGGACGGCCACGAACCGGCGGTCTCGCTGTTCACCGCGCAAAACCGCTGGGCCGAGGACAACGCCCGCTTCTTCTTCCACCCCAAGCAGTTGGTTGGCCTGGCCCCCGCCGGGCGGCTGGATATCGACTCCATCGGCCTGCTGGTGATGACGCAGGATGGCCGCGTGGCCCGCCAGCTCATCGGTGAAGACTCGGTCATGGAAAAGGAATATTTGGTGCGTGTGGCCTACCACGGCCTGGGCCAGCCCGCGCCCACCGGCCAGCTCGTCCGCATGGACGACGACGACCCCATCACCAGCAACGTGCAGGCCGTGTTCCCGCCCGCCATGCTGGCCAAGCTGCGCCACGGCCTGAGCCTGGACGGCCAGGCCCTCAAGCCCGCCAAGGTCACCTGGCAAAACCCCGAGCAGCTGCGCTTTGTGCTCACCGAAGGCAAAAAACGCCAGATCCGCCGCATGTGCGAACTGGTCGGCCTGAAGGTGGTCGGCTTGAAGCGCGTGCGCATCGGCAACGTGATGCTGGGCAACCTGCCCCTGGGGCAGTGGCGCTACCTGGCACCGCACGAAGGGTTTTGA
- the kdpE gene encoding two-component system response regulator KdpE: MTTPVAVLIEDEPHIRRFVRAALEAEGWQVFEASTAHQGLTEAGTRKPDLLVLDLGLPDGDGLDVVRDVRSWSAVPIIVLSARSLEADKIAALDAGADDYLTKPFGVGELLARVRANLRRPRVAEGGEEAVFRFGTVEVDRTARLVRRGGAEVHLTPIEYRLLCVLASNAGRVLTHRQLLRDVWGPAHTQQSHYLRIHMGHLRQKLEADPAQPVHLLTETGVGYRLLA, from the coding sequence TTGACCACCCCTGTTGCCGTACTCATCGAAGACGAACCCCACATCCGCCGCTTCGTGCGCGCCGCATTGGAGGCCGAAGGCTGGCAGGTGTTCGAGGCCAGCACCGCCCACCAAGGCCTGACCGAGGCCGGCACCCGCAAGCCCGACCTGCTGGTGCTCGACCTGGGCCTGCCCGACGGCGATGGGCTGGACGTGGTGCGCGACGTGCGCAGTTGGTCGGCCGTGCCCATCATCGTGTTGTCGGCCCGCAGCCTGGAAGCCGACAAAATCGCCGCCCTGGATGCCGGGGCCGACGACTACCTGACCAAGCCCTTCGGCGTGGGCGAGTTGCTGGCCCGCGTGCGCGCCAACCTGCGCCGCCCCCGGGTGGCCGAGGGCGGCGAGGAGGCCGTGTTCCGCTTCGGCACGGTGGAGGTTGACCGCACCGCCCGCCTGGTGCGCCGGGGCGGGGCCGAAGTGCACCTCACCCCCATCGAATACCGCCTGCTCTGCGTGCTGGCCAGCAACGCCGGGCGCGTGCTCACCCACCGCCAGTTGCTGCGCGACGTCTGGGGCCCGGCCCACACCCAACAAAGCCACTATCTGCGCATCCACATGGGCCACCTGCGGCAAAAACTGGAGGCTGACCCGGCCCAGCCGGTGCATTTGCTGACGGAAACCGGGGTGGGCTATCGGCTCCTGGCCTAA
- the mdcB gene encoding triphosphoribosyl-dephospho-CoA synthase MdcB: protein MRAAARQAWPLAPLSLTPQAIGRAATRALYHELALSPKPGLVTLTDNGSHRDMDAQTFMRSLFALRSYFVAIAELGQHKVDFAALERCGIQAEAHMLAATGGINTHRGAIFMLGLLCAAAGAVSCSGAPPTPARLRQALRHHWGDALAARASRTSTLPGGVAAQKHGLRSASQEAALAFPVLFETAVPALVAGLARGLSSTQARLDTLFHVMAVLDDSNLAHRGGLEGLHHARQAARSFLAAGGAARPGGMEAAQAMGRDFQARNLSPGGSADTLAAACWMVQFCNPQP from the coding sequence ATGAGGGCCGCCGCACGGCAGGCCTGGCCCCTGGCTCCCTTGTCACTCACCCCCCAGGCGATAGGCCGGGCGGCGACGCGGGCGCTGTACCACGAGCTGGCCCTGTCCCCCAAACCCGGCCTGGTCACGTTGACCGACAACGGCAGCCACCGCGACATGGATGCGCAAACCTTTATGCGCAGCCTGTTCGCCCTGCGCAGCTACTTCGTGGCCATCGCCGAGCTGGGTCAGCACAAGGTCGATTTTGCGGCGCTGGAGCGCTGCGGTATCCAGGCCGAAGCCCACATGCTGGCGGCCACCGGCGGCATCAACACGCACCGGGGGGCCATCTTCATGCTGGGCCTGCTGTGTGCGGCGGCGGGGGCGGTGTCGTGCAGCGGCGCGCCACCCACCCCGGCGCGGCTGCGCCAGGCCTTGCGGCACCACTGGGGCGACGCGCTGGCGGCGCGGGCTTCGCGAACGTCCACGCTACCCGGGGGCGTTGCTGCGCAAAAACACGGTTTGCGCAGTGCCTCGCAGGAGGCGGCGCTGGCGTTTCCGGTGCTGTTCGAAACGGCGGTACCGGCACTGGTTGCCGGACTGGCACGGGGCTTGTCATCCACGCAGGCACGGCTGGACACCCTTTTCCACGTGATGGCGGTGCTGGACGACAGCAACCTGGCCCACCGGGGCGGGCTGGAAGGTTTGCACCACGCCCGGCAGGCGGCCCGCAGTTTTCTGGCTGCAGGCGGCGCTGCCCGCCCGGGGGGCATGGAGGCTGCCCAGGCCATGGGCCGGGACTTCCAAGCCCGCAACCTGTCGCCCGGCGGCTCCGCCGACACTCTGGCCGCCGCCTGCTGGATGGTGCAGTTCTGTAACCCACAGCCATGA
- the kdpB gene encoding potassium-transporting ATPase subunit KdpB encodes MNTQKSLVLLDPALLKPALAAAFTKLSPRVQWHNPVMFVVYIGSILTTLLGVLALQSGDGTAGFVLSVAVWLWFTVLFANFAEALAEGRAQAQASSLRGLKKSTMAKKLTKPVHGATWLPEEAENLRKGDVVLVEAHDLIPLDGEVIEGVASVDESAITGESAPVVRESGGDFSSVTGGTRVLSDWLVVRIGVNPGESFLDRMISMVEGAKRQKTPNEIALTILLVALTIVFLVVTVTLLPFSSFSVQAAGAGTVVSMTALIALLVCLIPTTIGGLLSAVGVAGMSRMMQANVIATSGRAVEAAGDVDVLLLDKTGTITHGNRQASAFFPAPGVGEAQLAACAAQASLADETPEGRSIVALAQRLASVPLLVGQTTEIPFTAQTRMSGIDVVAGTTTRVLRKGAVDAIRKYVQAQNGRMPTEVSNTADDVARRGSTPLVVVEGNTVLGVVELKDIVKAGIKERFGELRRMGIQTVMITGDNKLTAAAIAAEAGVDDFLAEATPEQKLALIRQYQSEGRLVAMTGDGTNDAPALAQADVAVAMNSGTQAAKEAGNMVDLDSNPTKLLEIVETGKALLMTRGSLTTFSIANDVAKYFAIIPAIFVSTYPQLKALNVMGLGSPSSAILSAVIFNALIIMFLVPLALKGVRYRPVGAAALLRRNLLIYGLGGLVVPFIGIKAIDMVLVSMQMV; translated from the coding sequence ATGAACACCCAAAAATCTTTGGTGTTGCTCGACCCTGCCCTGCTCAAGCCCGCGCTGGCCGCGGCCTTCACCAAGCTCAGCCCCCGCGTGCAGTGGCACAACCCCGTGATGTTCGTGGTCTACATCGGCAGCATCCTGACCACGCTGCTGGGCGTGCTGGCGCTGCAAAGCGGCGATGGCACGGCGGGCTTTGTGCTGTCGGTGGCGGTGTGGCTGTGGTTCACCGTGTTGTTTGCCAACTTTGCCGAAGCCTTGGCCGAAGGGCGTGCACAAGCGCAGGCTTCGTCTTTGCGTGGCCTGAAGAAAAGCACCATGGCCAAGAAGCTGACCAAGCCGGTGCATGGCGCCACCTGGCTCCCAGAGGAGGCCGAAAACCTGCGCAAGGGCGATGTGGTGCTGGTGGAGGCACACGACCTGATTCCGCTGGACGGCGAAGTGATCGAAGGCGTGGCCTCGGTGGACGAGAGCGCCATCACCGGCGAGTCGGCCCCGGTGGTGCGCGAGTCGGGCGGCGACTTTTCATCCGTCACAGGCGGCACCCGGGTGCTGTCCGACTGGCTGGTGGTGCGCATCGGCGTGAACCCCGGCGAGTCCTTCCTGGACCGCATGATCAGCATGGTCGAAGGGGCGAAACGCCAAAAAACGCCCAATGAGATCGCGCTGACGATTCTGCTGGTGGCGCTGACCATCGTGTTCCTGGTGGTCACCGTGACGCTGCTGCCGTTCTCCAGCTTCAGCGTGCAGGCAGCAGGTGCGGGCACCGTGGTGAGCATGACGGCGCTGATCGCGCTGCTGGTTTGCCTGATTCCCACCACGATCGGTGGCCTTCTGTCCGCGGTGGGCGTGGCGGGCATGAGCCGCATGATGCAGGCAAATGTGATCGCCACCTCGGGCCGCGCGGTGGAAGCCGCGGGCGACGTGGACGTGCTGCTGCTGGACAAAACCGGCACCATCACCCACGGCAACCGCCAGGCCTCGGCCTTCTTCCCCGCCCCCGGTGTGGGCGAAGCCCAACTGGCCGCCTGCGCCGCACAGGCTTCGCTGGCCGATGAAACCCCGGAAGGCCGCAGCATCGTGGCGCTGGCGCAGCGGCTGGCGTCAGTGCCATTGCTGGTAGGGCAGACCACCGAGATTCCTTTCACCGCGCAGACCCGCATGAGCGGCATCGACGTGGTGGCCGGCACCACTACCCGCGTGCTGCGCAAGGGCGCGGTGGATGCGATACGCAAATACGTGCAGGCGCAGAACGGTCGCATGCCCACCGAGGTCTCGAACACCGCCGACGACGTGGCACGCCGCGGCAGCACGCCGCTGGTAGTGGTGGAGGGCAACACGGTGCTGGGCGTGGTCGAGCTCAAAGACATCGTCAAGGCGGGCATCAAGGAGCGCTTTGGCGAACTGCGCCGCATGGGCATCCAAACGGTGATGATCACCGGCGACAACAAGCTCACCGCCGCGGCCATTGCCGCCGAAGCCGGTGTGGATGACTTCCTGGCCGAGGCCACGCCCGAGCAAAAGCTGGCCCTGATCCGCCAGTACCAGAGCGAAGGCCGCCTGGTCGCCATGACCGGCGACGGCACCAACGACGCGCCCGCGCTGGCCCAGGCCGACGTGGCCGTGGCCATGAACAGCGGCACCCAGGCGGCCAAGGAAGCCGGGAACATGGTGGACCTGGACTCCAACCCCACCAAGCTGCTGGAGATTGTGGAAACCGGCAAGGCCCTGCTGATGACGCGCGGCTCACTCACCACCTTCTCGATTGCCAACGACGTGGCCAAGTACTTCGCCATCATTCCGGCCATCTTCGTCAGCACCTACCCGCAGCTCAAGGCGCTGAACGTGATGGGGCTGGGCAGCCCGTCCTCGGCGATCTTGTCGGCGGTGATCTTCAACGCGCTCATCATCATGTTCCTGGTGCCGCTGGCGCTGAAGGGTGTGCGCTACCGCCCGGTCGGAGCCGCCGCGCTGCTGCGCCGCAACCTGTTGATATATGGGCTGGGCGGCCTGGTGGTGCCCTTCATCGGCATCAAGGCGATTGACATGGTTTTAGTCTCCATGCAAATGGTTTAA
- the kdpA gene encoding potassium-transporting ATPase subunit KdpA, translating into MSSNAWILLTVYLAVLLAAAWPLGLWLARLANGNVPGWMHKVEAPVYRLAGTSPTQSMHWAHYALALLAFNTLGVLVVYGLQRLQVWLPLNPQGMAAVSADSAFNTAISFVSNTDWQGYAGESTMGYLTQMLGLAVQNFFSAATGIAVVFALMRGFAARSTAVIGNFWVDVVRVTAWVLVPLSLVLSLVLVGQGVVQNFDGYKDVTTLEVTAFQQPKVDAAGAPVLDAQGHPMLEDAKTATQTLPMGPVASQEAIKMLGTNGGGFFNANSAHPFENPTGLSNFLQMLAIFLIPAALCFTFGSVVGDKRQGWAVLSAMAILFVVAVVAIMPAEQAGNPLLAPLGVDQMASSLQPGGNMEGKELRYGITASSLFAVITTAASCGAVNAMHDSFTPLGGMVPLVLMQLGEVVFGGVGSGLYGMLVFAILAVFIAGLMIGRTPEYLGKKIEVHEMKLTSIAILVTPIVVLAGTAVAVVSGAGTAGIANPGAHGFSEMLYALSSAGNNNGSAFAGLSANTPFYNILLGIAMWLGRFGMVVPVLAIAGSLAAKQRLPVTAGTLPTHGPLFVTLLIGTVLLVGLLNYVPALALGPVVEHLVLWAAP; encoded by the coding sequence ATGTCCTCCAACGCCTGGATCTTGCTCACTGTGTACCTGGCGGTGCTGCTGGCCGCTGCCTGGCCGCTGGGCCTGTGGCTGGCGCGTCTGGCCAACGGCAACGTGCCGGGCTGGATGCACAAGGTGGAAGCGCCTGTGTACCGGCTGGCGGGCACCTCGCCGACCCAGTCCATGCACTGGGCGCACTACGCGCTGGCGCTGCTGGCCTTCAACACGCTGGGCGTGCTGGTGGTCTACGGCCTGCAACGGCTGCAGGTGTGGCTGCCGCTGAACCCGCAGGGCATGGCGGCGGTGTCGGCCGACTCGGCTTTCAACACCGCCATCAGCTTTGTGTCCAACACCGACTGGCAGGGCTATGCCGGGGAGTCCACCATGGGCTACCTGACCCAGATGCTGGGCCTGGCGGTGCAGAACTTTTTCTCTGCCGCGACCGGCATCGCCGTGGTGTTTGCGTTGATGCGCGGCTTTGCGGCGCGGTCTACGGCGGTGATTGGCAACTTCTGGGTGGACGTGGTGCGCGTCACCGCCTGGGTGCTGGTGCCGTTGTCGCTGGTGTTGTCGCTGGTGCTGGTGGGGCAGGGCGTAGTGCAGAACTTTGACGGCTACAAGGACGTGACCACGCTCGAAGTCACCGCGTTCCAGCAGCCCAAAGTAGACGCTGCTGGCGCGCCGGTGCTGGATGCCCAGGGCCACCCGATGCTGGAAGATGCCAAGACGGCTACGCAAACCCTGCCCATGGGCCCGGTCGCATCGCAAGAGGCCATCAAGATGCTGGGCACCAACGGCGGCGGCTTCTTCAACGCCAACTCGGCCCACCCATTTGAAAACCCCACGGGCTTGAGCAACTTCTTGCAGATGCTGGCGATCTTTCTGATCCCCGCCGCGCTGTGTTTCACCTTCGGCAGCGTGGTGGGCGACAAGCGCCAGGGCTGGGCGGTTTTATCGGCGATGGCCATCTTGTTCGTGGTGGCCGTGGTCGCCATCATGCCCGCCGAGCAGGCTGGTAACCCGCTGCTGGCCCCGCTGGGCGTGGACCAGATGGCCAGCAGCCTGCAGCCGGGCGGCAACATGGAAGGCAAGGAACTGCGCTACGGCATCACCGCCAGCAGTCTGTTTGCCGTCATCACCACGGCTGCAAGCTGCGGCGCGGTGAATGCCATGCACGACTCATTCACCCCGCTGGGCGGCATGGTGCCGCTGGTGCTGATGCAGCTGGGCGAGGTGGTGTTTGGCGGCGTGGGCTCGGGCCTGTACGGCATGCTGGTCTTCGCCATCCTGGCGGTGTTCATCGCCGGGCTGATGATCGGCCGCACCCCCGAGTACCTGGGCAAGAAGATCGAGGTGCACGAGATGAAGCTGACCTCCATCGCCATCCTGGTCACCCCCATCGTGGTGCTGGCGGGCACCGCCGTGGCGGTGGTGTCGGGCGCCGGCACGGCAGGCATTGCCAACCCGGGGGCCCATGGATTCTCGGAGATGCTGTACGCGCTGAGCTCGGCGGGCAACAACAACGGCAGCGCCTTCGCGGGCTTGTCGGCCAACACGCCGTTCTACAACATCCTGCTGGGCATCGCCATGTGGCTGGGCCGCTTCGGCATGGTCGTGCCCGTGCTGGCCATCGCCGGTTCGTTGGCCGCCAAGCAGCGCCTGCCGGTGACGGCGGGCACCCTGCCCACGCACGGCCCGCTGTTTGTCACCCTGTTGATCGGTACCGTGCTGCTGGTGGGCCTGCTGAACTACGTGCCCGCGCTGGCTTTGGGCCCGGTGGTCGAACACCTGGTGCTGTGGGCTGCACCATGA
- the kdpC gene encoding potassium-transporting ATPase subunit KdpC, with protein MNAILRPTLAVFTALTLLTGVVYPLVVTGVGQAAFPKEAAGSLILRDGKPVGSGLIGQNFSDPRHFWGRPSATGPQPYNAAASSGSNQGPLNPALTDAVKGRIQALRDADPGNTTPVPVDLVTASASGLDPHTSPAAALYQIPRVAKARGVDAAKLQALVAQHTEPPLFGFLGEPRVNVLRLNLALDAMQ; from the coding sequence ATGAACGCGATTCTTCGTCCTACCCTGGCGGTATTTACCGCCCTTACGCTGCTCACCGGCGTGGTTTACCCCCTGGTCGTCACCGGCGTGGGCCAGGCGGCTTTTCCGAAGGAAGCGGCTGGCAGCCTCATCTTGCGCGACGGCAAGCCTGTGGGCTCCGGGCTGATCGGCCAGAACTTCAGTGACCCCCGGCACTTCTGGGGCCGCCCTTCGGCCACCGGCCCGCAGCCGTACAACGCTGCGGCCTCCAGCGGCTCCAACCAGGGCCCACTGAACCCGGCGCTGACCGATGCTGTCAAAGGCCGCATCCAGGCCCTGCGCGATGCCGATCCTGGCAACACCACACCCGTGCCGGTGGACCTGGTGACGGCCTCCGCCAGCGGGCTGGACCCGCACACCAGCCCGGCGGCAGCGCTGTACCAAATCCCGCGTGTGGCCAAGGCACGGGGGGTGGATGCTGCCAAGCTGCAAGCCCTGGTGGCCCAGCACACCGAGCCGCCCCTGTTCGGATTCCTGGGTGAGCCGCGCGTCAACGTGCTGCGCCTGAACCTGGCGCTGGATGCCATGCAGTAA